One window of the Xenopus tropicalis strain Nigerian chromosome 10, UCB_Xtro_10.0, whole genome shotgun sequence genome contains the following:
- the sdcbp2 gene encoding syntenin-2 has translation MSIYPSLEDLKVDRVLQAQSTQMAQPAAITAAMPSAPQSNPGLYPNLAELSSYMGLSLTDEEIQLNMALLPAGGSEVSVPPALSGGSLAQSGGPVAPVTGNDMGLRRAEIKVGVREVTLCKDQQGKVGLRLRAIDKGIFVQLVQANTPASLVGLRFGDQVLQVDGASCAGWSTERAHKALKRASQDRISLIVRDRPFQRTVTLQKDSAGHVGFIYKRGQITSLVRDGSAARNGLLTNHYLCEINGQNVIGLKDQQVGDILESCGRTVTVTVMPNKIYEHMVKRLSSGLLKNSMDHSVPEV, from the exons GCTCAGAGCACCCAAATGGCACAACCTGCAGCAATAACGGCAGCAatgccctcggcaccgcagagcAACCCAG GCCTGTACCCCAACCTGGCCGAACTGTCCAGTTACATGGGTCTGTCCCTGACGGACGAGGAGATCCAGCTAAACATGGCGctgctgccagcagggggcagt GAGGTTTCAGTCCCCCCGGCCCTGAGTGGGGGCTCGCTGGCCCAGAGTGGGGGCCCGGTGGCCCCGGTGACAGGGAACGACATGGGACTGAGACGCGCGGAGATTAAAGTGGGGGTGCGGGAGGTGACTCTGTGTAAGGACCAGCAGGGGAAGGTGGGGCTGAGGCTGCGGGCTATAGACAAG ggaatcTTTGTGCAATTGGTTCAGGCCAATACTCCAGCCTCATTGGTCGGTTTGCGCTTTGGGGATCAAGTTCTACAGGTGGATGGAGCCAGCTGTGCGGGATGGAGCACGGAGAGAGCGCACAAAGCGCTAAAGAGAGCGTCTCAGGACAGGATCAGTCTGATTGTGCGAGACCG CCCCTTCCAACGGACAGTCACTCTGCAGAAAGACAGTGCGGGACACGTGGGATTTATTTACAAGAGAGGGCAGATCACATCACTCGTGAGAGACGGCTCCGCTGCCAGGAACGGACTTCTCACCAATCACTACCTCTGTGAGATCAACGGGCAAAATGTCATTGGACTCAAG GACCAGCAGGTTGGAGACATCTTGGAATCCTGTGGCCGCACCGTGACAGTGACAGTGATGCCCAATAAAATCTATGAGCACATGGTGAAGAG ATTGTCCTCTGGGCTCCTGAAGAACTCAATGGACCACTCTGTCCCCGAAGTTTGA